A portion of the Gossypium arboreum isolate Shixiya-1 chromosome 8, ASM2569848v2, whole genome shotgun sequence genome contains these proteins:
- the LOC108469314 gene encoding uncharacterized protein LOC108469314 → MGEEEITTSMQVLHEEDEEALSLCDLPLEYLHTKSSPTNDHLHNLKHTRTQKSSSEYDPEFFEFFSDKNGSDMCPADDLIFGGKLVPLKQQQQQQQYFPSQTQSHVLLRKRSESLSELRTQNRAVLLRNSRSLDYQKPKLHRSDMAERNSKPEVFSPKKVVKPRWYVFMFGSVKFPPEMELKDIKSRQFRRNPAIMFPNDGKKMGDNRSSDKGSSSWCLLKALSCRDYTSVAVTSSFYLSHA, encoded by the coding sequence ATGGGAGAAGAAGAAATTACTACTAGTATGCAAGTTCTtcatgaagaagatgaagaagcaCTTTCTCTTTGTGATCTTCCTTTAGAATATTTACATACCAAAAGCAGTCCTACAAATGATCATTTGCATAATTTAAAGCATACCCGAACTCAGAAATCATCATCCGAGTACGACCCAGAATTTTTCGAGTTCTTCAGCGACAAAAATGGTTCCGATATGTGCCCGGCCGACGACTTAATCTTTGGCGGCAAGCTCGTTCCTttgaaacaacaacaacaacaacaacaatacttTCCGAGTCAAACTCAAAGCCATGTACTTTTACGCAAACGATCCGAGTCACTTTCCGAGTTACGTACCCAAAACAGAGCTGTTCTTCTTAGGAATAGTCGTTCTTTGGATTATCAAAAGCCGAAGCTTCATCGGTCTGATATGGCGGAGAGGAACTCTAAACCCGAAGTTTTTTCGCCTAAAAAGGTGGTTAAGCCAAGGTGGTACGTTTTCATGTTTGGGAGTGTTAAGTTTCCGCCGGAAATGGAGCTTAAAGATATAAAAAGTCGGCAGTTCCGTCGGAATCCGGCAATTATGTTTCCCAATGACGGCAAAAAGATGGGTGATAACCGGAGCTCCGACAAGGGTTCTTCTTCTTGGTGTTTGTTAAAAGCGTTGAGTTGCAGGGATTATACTAGCGTTGCCGTAACGTCGTCGTTTTACTTGTCTCATGCCTGA